In Phormidium ambiguum IAM M-71, the DNA window AGTAACACCCAAGTTTACCCAACTGGCGCGAATCCGAATGGTTTGTTGTTCGGCGGTGACGCATTCGGTAACGATCGTTTGTTGACAACTTGTGCCATATCTAATTAACCGATAGCATATTTCCGAAATTTCTAGAGGTAAAATGCTTAAATGGCGATCGCCAACTGACAAGTTTTCGCTAATTTCCTTGGCTTGTTGATTCATATAAATTGGTTTAACATGGCGGGAAATTACCATAACACCTTCTCTTAATGACTCAGCTAAAGTCATCCAAGGAGAATTAAACAAGGCGTTGGTGACAGAATTAATTTCTGATTGATTTGGTGTAGAAGTTTCTAGATTAACTGTTAGTGAATGAGTCTTCATAGTTGTTTTCTCTCTCTATGAGCCCATTCTGTCTTGGCGCTGAGTGAAGGCGCAATGAGTAAGCAGTTGAAATCACCAGTATGTAGAAGTCGCATCGTAGGGACTCCAGTAAGGTGAATCAACCTGAAGTAGGGTGAAGTTTTTTGTTAAACTGAAAGTAAATGGAGCCGGAAAACCTTAGAATACAAGCAACATCAGCTTTTACTAGTTATCAAGCAAAAACTGAAGCTACTATTTAGCCGTGATTCGGGATATCGTTTCCTGGCATTTGTAGCCAATATTATTGCTTCTGTAAAAATTTTCGGCCTAGTGGTCGGAAAAAAACTCACCCTTTAGGGTGCTTCTGTAAAAAAATTATCTGATTCACTTTACTACTATGACCCCAGAATACTTAGAAAAGTGGTTTCCGATCGAGCAACAACGTAACTATGTTTCGATGTTGGTGAAGCGGGGGGGTGGATTTACCAAGCGACGGGCGGAGTATTTTGTTCGCTTGTGGGCATATTTATTAGTAAAACAGTT includes these proteins:
- a CDS encoding helix-turn-helix transcriptional regulator, which translates into the protein MKTHSLTVNLETSTPNQSEINSVTNALFNSPWMTLAESLREGVMVISRHVKPIYMNQQAKEISENLSVGDRHLSILPLEISEICYRLIRYGTSCQQTIVTECVTAEQQTIRIRASWVNLGVTDNNLPTNENQQILIFLENRSQILQEDLQFEQQKYQLTDREIEIWSLLRQEYSYQEIAETLHISLNTVKTHVKNIYAKKRWHQLKDRNED